The nucleotide sequence GGAATTTTGAAAACTGACAAAAAGTAGGTTGAGAAAGAGTCCAGAACGGCGGAAATGAGCACGAGCCTCCCAGCTCGATTGAGCAGTTTCACGCACCAGCCGGGCAGGAGGGATCGGAAAGAAGAGATGAGAGGCTGGAAGGCCGAGGGGGGGAGCTTggtgggggagaggggaagacCGAGATAGGTTTGGGGAAACCCAGCAGTGGCACAACCAAAAATCTGCACAATTGAGGAGGCAGTTGTGGCATCTACATTCATGGGGACGAAAGTTGTTTTTGTGAAATTTATACAGAGGCCGGTTGCAAGAGCGAAGTCGTCGAGAAGCTGCTTGAGCTTGCGGGCCGCCATAGTGGAAGCATGGGCAATGATGAGCGTGTCATCGGCGTATTGGAGAATAGAGGGCGGTAGGTCATGGTAGACCGGATGGTGAAGCTCGTTTTCTTGATCGGAGGCAGCAGACAGGATGAGCTGTTGAAGCACATCGGCAACGATGATGAACAGATAGGGTGAGATGGGATCACCCTGTCGGAGACCATTTTTGCACCGGATCCAGCTACCAGGTACGCCGTTTAGCATGACTGCGGTTTTACCGGTCGAGAGCAGGTCCTCAATCCAGGCACAGAAGCGATCTGGAAAACCCCGATGGCGTAGAATTTTGAGTAGAGAAGGCTAGGAAATGGAATCAAACGCCTTTTTGAAGTCAAGTTTGAGGACCATTGTTGTTGCTTTTCGTTTATGACAACAGTTAAGGGAATCTGCCGCGTAAATAAAATTTTCAGCAATGCATCTGCCAGAAATAAAGCTTGTTTGATCACCGTGAATGAGAAGAGGAATGAAAGGTTTTAGTCGATTAGTGAGGAGCTTGGCAATGCCTTTAATTGGGCAGTTCTCAGGGAGATAGGATGGAATGCATCCGCGGTGTTGGCACCATCTTTTTTAGGTAGAAGTATAGTGAAGGCTCTGTTAAAGCGCTCCGTTTGGGCTGTGAGATTATAGAAGTCATGAAAAAAGGCAATGAGATTGTGCTTGATGGAATTCCAAGCCGAACTGTAGAAGCTAGGGCCAAAGCCATCGGACCCTGGGCTAGCATTAGGATTCATGTGCAAAAAGGCGAGTTTTATTTCGTCGGAGGTGAAAGGGGCATCCAAATGGCGAAGTTGAGGCACCGAGGCGGCGTAAAGATTTGATAGATCAAAATTCCAAGAAGTGATCGCCGGGCAGCCTAGTAGATTTTGATAAAAGTCTTTCAGGATCGTGGCTTTTTGATCATGGGCGTGGAAATCCTGGTCTAGAATTCGAAGCAAAGGGATCTAATTTTTACAGAAGCGTTGGGAGGCAGAGACGTGAAATTTTTTTGAGTTTTCGTCCCCCCAGATGGCGCGCTTAACTTTTGCCCGTTGTCTGATTGCCATCATACGATCGCGGATGGCTCGATGGAGGGAGCGCTTTAGGATAGATCGCAGCGAGGCCTCAGCAATGGAGAGAGGGCGAGATTCCTCTTTGGCATCAATCAGATTAAGAACAGTCTTACATCTTTGTTCCCTGGCAGGTGGAGGTCTAAGGGTTTTAGCCCATTGTTTGAGGCGCGAGCGGCAGGTTTGAAGCGTTTGGGCCAGGTTGGAAGAGGGGGATGAGCTGGAGCGGATGCGCTGGGCGGCAGACTGGTCTATGATACGTCGGCAAGCCGGGTGCAGGGCCCAGGAGCGTTCAAACCTAAAGAGGCGGGAGCGAGGGATGGAGGTCGAGATGGAGACGACAAGTGGAACGTGATCAGAAGTGAGGCGAGGCAGGGAGGTGAGTGAGCAGTTTGGGAAGGAATTATTCTAAGCAATGTTGAAGAAGGCACGGTCGAGGCGTTCCAGAATAGGTGAGTCTTAGTTATTTGACCAGGTGAACTTCCTGTCTAGGAGAGGTAATTCCATAAGCGCGAGGTGATCCAAGGCGTCGTTGAAAAGAGATGCTTCTAGATGATGAAAATTGGGATTATTTTTCTCATGGGGGAAACGAATCAGATTGAAGTCACCTATGACTAGCCACGGAGTGTTGTTCGGTGGAGCAATACTTTTCAGTTCGTCCAAGAAAACGCTTTTGAGGGATCGAGCAGTTGGCGCATACATGTCGGTAACAACGAAAGGGGTTTGGCAAGCGAGAGATTGTAGCGTAACGGAGCTACAGAAAGAGTGATTGGCGTGTGATTTAACCGATAAGGAGGAGGTAGAGACGGTTGTTAGAAGTCCACCTGCAGTGCCACAAGCTGGTAGAAAGCTAGCGTCATCGAGAAACGAGGGGAGAAAGGATCTGAGTTTTAGCTGAGTAGGGGCGGAGTTTACTTTCCTGAAGTAGGAGGAGATTTGGTTCTAGAGAGATTAATTCAGATAGAACTTTACATTTTCCATCATCCCCTAAACCTCTTACATTCCATGAACAGAATGACAAGGTAGAACTAGACATAAAGCACTACAACAAACACCATCATAAAGGAAGAGTACATGACACAAGGAAGCAAACTACTGATACAGACAGAGACGAATACAGATAAGCTTGTCGGCGGACACAAGCAGTGGCAGCAGCCGGGCATGATACAGCAATGCATAAGTCACTTGGCCACGGCACCAGCAGAGGAGGCCACAAACTCAGCCTCATCAGGAGAAGAGCCACACTCGATGGCCAGAGCGGCGAGAGCGCGGGGGGAGCCAGGCTAAACATCATCGGGGTACAGGCGAGCAGAGCGCACAACATCATCGAAATCACGCGCAAAGTTGCCCAGCTCCAGGCGCTTGGCCTTTGCCTTGGACGCCTTATCCTGCATGGTTTCCTTCTTGTATGGCTCCAGCTCGGCGAGGCGAGCACTCCGCCTGATGTGCAGAACAGAGCTGGCACGCCTGCGGCAGGCACGTCCCTTCTTGGCGACGGCCTCGTGCACCACAGGCTCAGCTTCCAGATCCAAGGCCGGCAGGGAGGGCAGCGCCGGCGCCACAGTCGCCCTTCGACGGCGAGAGTAAACCACCGGCGAGGCGGCGCGAGGCGCCGTCGTCAAGGTGGCCGGGCCATCAGAAGCAGCAGGTGCAGGAGCGGGGTCGGGCATGCAGAGATCTGGCGAGGAGATCGGGCATGAAGGATCGGCTGGGATATCGGACAAGATGGAATCCAAAAGGACTGGAGGAGCCAAGCCGATCCTGGCAAGAGGGACATCATCATCAGATGAGCTGATGGCAAGCTCAACAAAGGTGTCAGCGGCAAGCGAAGCATTTCTTGAAGGCGAAGGGGGCGGCCCCTGGGGGAACTCCGGTGAGACGGTGAAGGGGCCAAACGCTGCCATGGCAGCAGCAGCACACTGAAGGCCAATAGAGGGATTTGGGGTGGGGGAGTCCGAGTCGGAAGCCGAGTCCGAAGCGGAGTCCGAGTCCCCATcagaggagaagggggaagggtCACTTAGGCTGATGCGAGTGACCTTCCCGTGCTCGTGCAGCTGGACAACTAGGATGTCGAGATTAGGAAGCTGGACAGTAAGAGCATCAGGCAGAGTGGTGCCCTTGAATAGGGCGACATGAGCCCTAATAGAGGTGCGCTCGTCGGAAAGGAGGCAGTACTGGTCGATGGAGAAGATTTCACCAAGAAAGTTCAGGACGAAATGAACACCCGATGGGTGCCAGAGCTCAAGAGGGAAGCCAATGGCCTCCAACTCCGTGAGATCATCCTTGAACAGAGCGGTGGAACGACCATGGTTCTCAGCTGGCTCAAAGGAGATGGTGTTACCATCAACATGCATGGGGCCACGTGTGATGACGCCATGGCGAGCGGCAGCAGATGGGAAGGAGACTAAGCCCGCACCACAAAAAGACGCAGCGGCGCGAAAGACAGGGGTGCCTCCGCGCTCTCTGAGCACGCGACGGATCTCCGGAAAAGGGTTGTGGACGGGAGTGCAGAAGTGGACGAAGGCATACCTAGCTATGTCAT is from Triticum aestivum cultivar Chinese Spring chromosome 1B, IWGSC CS RefSeq v2.1, whole genome shotgun sequence and encodes:
- the LOC123114052 gene encoding uncharacterized protein, with product MNAMPDNAAANVAPVIQPPVAVAPSSLRFGSFQVEVGDAGSSTASASLPIRLNPSSHKPHLICPEAALDLNSPPPDLSAPVDGLADRLQLHLIKAIHDLDEVAAATARRLNLSPPRSTQASHRAPHPPPVPSAYRNRGPPTFAPIPTPPRQPFIVVPSQLVQDDIARYAFVHFCTPVHNPFPEIRRVLRERGGTPVFRAAASFCGAGLVSFPSAAARHGVITRGPMHVDGNTISFEPAENHGRSTALFKDDLTELEAIGFPLELWHPSGVHFVLNFLGEIFSIDQYCLLSDERTSIRAHVALFKGTTLPDALTVQLPNLDILVVQLHEHGKVTRISLSDPSPFSSDGDSDSASDSASDSDSPTPNPSIGLQCAAAAMAAFGPFTVSPEFPQGPPPSPSRNASLAADTFVELAISSSDDDVPLARIGLAPPVLLDSILSDIPADPSCPISSPDLCMPDPAPAPAASDGPATLTTAPRAASPVVYSRRRRATVAPALPSLPALDLEAEPVVHEAVAKKGRACRRRASSVLHIRRSARLAELEPYKKETMQDKASKAKAKRLELGNFARDFDDVVRSARLYPDDV